The genomic DNA TGGCCATCATGGGCTTCACCATGCTGCTGCTGGGCAACGGCATGGTGGTGCTGGCCGAGCGGGATGTGTCGTCCGGCCTGGCGGCCACCGCGGTGGCATCGGTGCCTTTGTGGATGGCGTTGTTCTCCGCCGTGCGCGGCCAGCATGCCACGCGCGGGGAGTGGCTGGGCATCGCCATCGGGTTCCTCGGCGTGGTCTGGCTCAATGCGGGCAGCAGCCTGGCCGCCTCGCCGACCGGCCTGGTCCTGCTGCTGGTGGCACCGGTGGGCTGGGCCTTCGGCTCGGTCTGGGTGCGCGGGCAGAACCTGCCCACGCCGTTCATGACCGCGGCCGGGCAGATGATCTGCGGTGGCGTGCTGTTGGTCATCACCGGGCTGGCCGTCGGCGAGCGGCCGACCAGCCTGCCCACCCGCGAGGGCCTGTTGGCCGTCGCCTACCTGTGCGTGTTCGGTTCCATCATCGCCTTCACCGCCTACGTGTGGCTGCTGCACAACGTGCGCCCGGCGCTGGCCGGCAGCTATGCCTACGTCAATCCGGTGATCGCGGTGCTGTTGGGCGTGCTGCTCAACGGCGAGCATTTCGGCTGGCGCGACCTGGTGGCGATGGCGGTGATCCTGGTCGGCGTGGTGGTGCTGATGCTGGCGAGGGCGCGCAAGTGAGCGTGGCACTGGTCAGTGAGCAGGAGCAGCGACGCGGCTTTGCGGTTACCGCCTTCACCTTCGTGTTGTGGGGGCTGGTGCCGGTGTACTGGCATCTGCTGCGCGAGGTGCCCTCGTTCCAGATCATCGCCCATCGCATCATCTGGAGCACGGTGCTGGTGGTGGCGTGGCTGCTGCTCAGCAGCCGGCTGCAGTGGTTCAGGGCCATCGCCGCACAACCGCGGGCGCTGGCGACGCTGGCCATCAGCAGCATCGCCATTGCCTTCAACTGGGGGTTGTACATCTGGGCGATCAACGCCGGCCATGTGATCGATACCAGCCTCGGCTACTTCATCAACCCTTTGGTGAGCGTAGTGCTGGGCGTGGTGGTGCTGAAGGAGCGCCTGCGCCGCCTACAGTGGCTGGCCGTGGCCTGCGCCGCCGTGGGCGTCGCGTGGCTGACCTGGCAGGCCGGCGCACCGCCGTGGATCGCCTTGGGTCTGGCCGGCTCGTTCGGCCTGTACGGCCTGCTGCGCAAATTGATCTCGGTGGATCCGGTGGCCGGATTGGCGGTGGAAAGCCTGTACCTGTTCCTCCCCGCGCTGGGCTTCGCGCTGTGGAGCGAAAGCGGTCATGGCGGCGGTTTCTTCGGCGGCTGGGGCTGGCGCAACGACCTGCTGCTGATCTTCGGTGGCGTGGTCACTGCCGCCCCACTGATCGGTTTCGCTTACGGCGTGAAGCGCATCGCGCTCTCGACGGTGGGCGTGCTGCAGTTCATCGCGCCCAGCCTGGGCCTGGTGCTGGGCGTGTTCTTCTTCAACGAATCGTTCGACAGCGCCCGTGCCGTCGGCTTCGCCGCCATCTGGGCCGGCCTGGCCCTGTTCGTCTTCGACGGCCTGCGCCGAACCCGCCGCTGAAAAAAGGGGACGGAGGGGATTAAGTCGTTTTTGGCTCTTCGGGTGCCAAAAACGACTTAATCCCCTCCGTCCCCGTTTCTTTGTGATTTGCAGCATTTATGGAAGTCCTGCAGCGGATATCCACTTTCAATGACGGCTCTTGCCCAGCGGGCTGCACGGAGAGTCACCATGCGATGCGTTGCATTGTTGTTCCTGCTTTTCGCCCCCTCGGCCTGGGCAGATGATCCGATCGCCTACACCTGCTACTACTGCACCCCGGCAGAGATGGAGCATGTCGCCCTCCAGCAGGGGCTGGGTGAGCATTACGTCTATGATGCGGCCCGCGTGGACATCACCGGATTCACGGTAACGGCGCAGGGCAACCAACTGCGTGCAGTGTCCTTCACACCAGCGGCCTGGATCACGACCCAGTTCGAGGCCATGTTGGCGGCCTATGACACCGACCGTGACGAGACCATCCATGTGTTCTCGAACACCTATCTCCATGCACCCGGCAGCTCCCATGGGCGGAGCATGACCGTCCTTTGGGGACATCACCTGGGTGGGCTTAATCCGGATCGCGAAACCGGGCGCGAGATCGTACGGCGGCATCTGTCTGATCAGCCTGGACTGGCCTACCTCTCCGCCGATGTGCAAGAGGGGCGCGTGCTGCGCTTCTGGTTCGAGCGTGATGATGCAAAGCCTTTGCTCGCCCGTCTGAACTTCACCAGTAGACCCGGCTACCTGAGGTCCCTCGGCAATGCGACTTTCTACTTCGACCGTGGCACGCGTCGATGGGAGTATCTGGCGTCGGAGGGAATCTCGTCCCGTGCCGTACCCGACAGTGCAGAGGATATTGTTGGTCCGGACGGATCTGAATCCTACAGCTTTCCCGTTTATACATCGGCCGGGGACGAGCTGCCGGCCTTTCTGCAGTGGCTGGACTGGGCGGGGATTCCGGTTACTGGCGAAGTAAAGCCCGGTAGTTCGGTCTCCTTCAACTGCAGAAAGACCAACGGGCACATTGCTTGCGAACGCAGATGAAAAAAGGGGACGGAGGGTGCTAAGTCGTTTTCCGCACCTTAAGGGCCAGAAACGACTTAATCCCCTCCGTCCCCTTTTTGCTCAGACCTCGCGCAGGGCGGTGGTGATCGGCAGGCGGGCGGCGCGCAGGGCGGGGAACAGGCCGCCGACCAGGCCGAT from Stenotrophomonas sp. 169 includes the following:
- the yedA gene encoding drug/metabolite exporter YedA, with the translated sequence MAVVPESPAAPRGGAVALALLLVYVVWGSTYLGIAKALQAGVLPLTSVSGARFIVAGSLMYAALRLFWKVPRPTLPQWRNLAIMGFTMLLLGNGMVVLAERDVSSGLAATAVASVPLWMALFSAVRGQHATRGEWLGIAIGFLGVVWLNAGSSLAASPTGLVLLLVAPVGWAFGSVWVRGQNLPTPFMTAAGQMICGGVLLVITGLAVGERPTSLPTREGLLAVAYLCVFGSIIAFTAYVWLLHNVRPALAGSYAYVNPVIAVLLGVLLNGEHFGWRDLVAMAVILVGVVVLMLARARK
- the rarD gene encoding EamA family transporter RarD, producing the protein MSVALVSEQEQRRGFAVTAFTFVLWGLVPVYWHLLREVPSFQIIAHRIIWSTVLVVAWLLLSSRLQWFRAIAAQPRALATLAISSIAIAFNWGLYIWAINAGHVIDTSLGYFINPLVSVVLGVVVLKERLRRLQWLAVACAAVGVAWLTWQAGAPPWIALGLAGSFGLYGLLRKLISVDPVAGLAVESLYLFLPALGFALWSESGHGGGFFGGWGWRNDLLLIFGGVVTAAPLIGFAYGVKRIALSTVGVLQFIAPSLGLVLGVFFFNESFDSARAVGFAAIWAGLALFVFDGLRRTRR